In one Streptomyces sp. NBC_01288 genomic region, the following are encoded:
- a CDS encoding rhodanese-like domain-containing protein has product MPTVEVGDLKDGDFLLDVREDDEWQAGHATGALHIPISEFVARYGELTEAAPQDGRVHVICRSGGRSAQVTMYLAQQGIDAVNVDGGMQVWAAAGRPVVTDEGQPGFVL; this is encoded by the coding sequence GTGCCCACGGTCGAGGTCGGCGACCTCAAGGACGGCGACTTCCTGCTGGACGTCCGCGAGGACGACGAGTGGCAGGCGGGTCACGCCACGGGGGCGCTGCACATCCCCATCAGTGAATTCGTGGCCCGCTACGGCGAGTTGACCGAGGCGGCGCCGCAGGACGGCAGGGTCCATGTGATCTGCCGCTCCGGCGGGCGTTCGGCCCAGGTCACGATGTACCTGGCCCAGCAGGGCATCGACGCCGTGAACGTCGACGGCGGCATGCAGGTGTGGGCCGCCGCGGGCCGGCCCGTCGTCACGGACGAGGGCCAACCGGGCTTCGTGCTGTAG